CTTGCTCTAACAGCTAGTTGAGACCGTGGAAGTCTGGCTCATCCATTAGTCCACGTGTTTGGATTCTCAAGGGCTAAATTTTAGCAACTAGTTATTAGTTCAACAGATATAAACATGCCTTAATTAGCTTCTTGACCTAGGTCTAGCTAATAGTTTACTTGACCTAGGTCTAGCTAATAGCTTAGCTAATTGTTAGTTGAATACCTAACTAACGATTATTTCACGAGTTCGACTAAAAACTAGTTAATAGTAGCTAATATTATACCCTATTTGGACCGATTAGTTGCTAATAGTTAGAGTATCTCTAAAGACTCTCTATATCTTTTTTTAAAATGATAAGAATAGAGACTTTAGTAAAAAAACTACACTCCAATAGCTTTAGAATGGTCATCTAAATATAGTCATCTTTTATTGTGGATTTTTAGCTAACCAAAAATAGAAAATGAGAATGGCTCTCTAGAGTGCGAATGAGATATAGAAAAATGGTTGGAGAGTGAAAACTTATGGAGAACGATTTTTATACAGATGGCTCTCCAAACgatgatttagagagtgagaTTTAGAAAGGCTCTTGGAGCTGATCTTAGCTAACTAATAACAGGTCACCTCTAATATTAGGCGCTATTAGCTAGTTTGAGGTAAGCTAGTAATTAGCTAACAAATAGGTCATAACTAATATTAGCGGCTATTAGCTAGCATTGTTGAGCGCGCTAGTGTTGTATGAGCTAACAATGAGCTAAAATTATAAGCTAGATCTGTTTGGATCCAAGGAAACCAATTATTAGCAGCTACTGTAACTATTATCCTCTGATATCTAAACAGGACTTTACTAGTAAATTATTAGCTAATTAACCATTAGCCGCTAATGGGCCTTGCACGTAACATAGTTGGCATCGCAAGACTGAGCCGAGTTAACTGGGATATCAATCGAGGGAGGGGGCAAATAACAGAAGCGATTGGTCTGGCTGATCTGGCCGAATGCCCAAAAGGCAACTCATCCGCGCTCCCCACCGCAGCACCGcgtctagggccttgtttagttccgaaaaatgaaaacttttcggtactgtagcactttcgtttgtttgtgacaaatattatctaatcatggattaactaggatcaaaagattcgtcttgtgatttacagctaaactgtgtaattagtttttattttcgtctacatttaatgtttcatgcaagtgccacaagattcgatgtgacgggaaatcttgaaaactttttggttttcagggtgaactaaacaaggcctagcacaAAAAGGCTCGCTTCCTCGCTGTCGCTCTCGCGTGCTGCTTTACACGCACAAGAACGCGGTTTGGAAGCGCGCACGCATCCAAGCCAAGCGCCGCAGGCTGCAATCGATCCAAGGCGCTGTGGGCAGTGGCCTGTGGGTAGCTGACGCTCAGCTTCTTGCTTCCCGCCGAAGGATGGACGGCACCGGCAGCCAGGCACACAGACAGTACGACTGCACGAGAGAGCATGAGAATAATcagggcattgtttagttcccaacaaattttgcaaaatttttcagattctccgtcacatcaaatctttagacgtatgcataaagtattaaatatagacgaaaataaaaactaattgcaccgtttgatcggaattgacgagatgaatcttttgagtctagttagtctatgattggataatatttatcaaatacaaacgaaattgttactatttctattttgcgaAATTTTTCAGAACTAATCAAGGCCCAGAAAGAGCAGCGCCGCGTGTAGGGGGCGAGCAGCACATGCATGCCACTGCCACTGTGCCACAAGCTCTAGGCAGCTTTCATGTGTACTGCGAGGCCGGGGAATGGCCGATCCGGGTTCTGTACTGCACTGCCCGCTCACCTCTGGGTGGCTGGACGACGACCCTTTTGGTCACTGTGCTCTACTATACCTGTATACAGACTGGGTATGTACAAAACTCTGAATCAGTTAAGGAAGGATGGTCATCAAACGACGGACAAACGTCCTACAATGTTTGCTTATGTTTTGCTTACCGACCGCCTGCATGCTTTAAAGTTGTTGATCAGGGCAGAAGTAAGCAACCGACGGGCTACACACCTGATGACCTGAAAAGCACCTGTAACGAATCCTAGTGCAGCGAGGAGGAAGCCTCCAAAGCCTCTTTCTTGTACGACGAAAACCCCGTTTCCTGTCCTCCCTACCCTACCCTGTTCTCTTCAGCGACACCACACATGCCCAAACTGTTGCTTTCAAAGAAAACAGTTGCCCGTGCTCGGTTGGATTATTATTATGCTCTATAAAACCCATCCTCCGGAGCATGCAGGAACCCACAGCCTAGCCGAGCCGACACACTCACTCTCGCAGCCccggtagctagctagctagcaccaACTATGGCGTCGACGTCGACGTCGACGTTTCCGCGCGCCACAGCACCtcagctcctcctcctcgtgctctcCCTGCTGCTGGCCGCTGCCAGCGCCTCGTCCCTGCTTCCTCCCCTGAACAATGCACACCCGCAGAGACCTTCGCCGGTGGCGAAGGCAAGGGAGgaggagggcggcggcggctcggcgGGGCTGATCTCGACGCTGCGCGAGACGCTGGACGCGATCAGGGACGTGGCGTCCATCATCTCGTCGTTCCCCATCAGCGTCGGCGGAGGCATCCTCGGGGGCGGCGCAGGCGACCTCCGCCTGTCCTCCGCCGTCGCCGACTGCCTCGACCTCCTCGACCTCTCCTCCGACGAGCTGTCGTGGTCCATGTCCACAACCACCTCCTCTTCGGACGGCTACAGCCCCGCCAGCGccggggcgggggcgggggcgggtgGCCGCGTCGTCGGCACCGGCGACGACCGGTCCGACCTGCGGTCCTGGCTGAGCGGCGCGCTCGGGAACCAGGACACCTGCAAGGAAGGCCTGGACGAGACCGGCTCCCCGCTGGCCTCGCTCGTCGCCACGGGGCTCGACGCCGTCACCTCGCTCCTCGCCGACGGCCTCGGCCAGGTCGCGGCCGAGGAAGCAGTCGCGGCCGAGGAAGCAGTCGCGGCGTCGTCGGCCTCCTCTCGCCGCGGCGCGCTCGGCGCCGCCGCCCCGCCGCCACGGTGGGTGCGCGCGAGGGAGCGGCGGCTGCTGCAGATGCCCGTGGGGCCCGGGGGCCTGGCGGTGGACGCCGTGGTGGCGCAGGACGGGAGCGGCAACTTCACGACGGTGAGCGCGGCCGTGGATGCGGCGCCGTCGCAGAGCGCGGCGCGGCACGTGATC
This window of the Sorghum bicolor cultivar BTx623 chromosome 7, Sorghum_bicolor_NCBIv3, whole genome shotgun sequence genome carries:
- the LOC8077875 gene encoding pectinesterase; this translates as MASTSTSTFPRATAPQLLLLVLSLLLAAASASSLLPPLNNAHPQRPSPVAKAREEEGGGGSAGLISTLRETLDAIRDVASIISSFPISVGGGILGGGAGDLRLSSAVADCLDLLDLSSDELSWSMSTTTSSSDGYSPASAGAGAGAGGRVVGTGDDRSDLRSWLSGALGNQDTCKEGLDETGSPLASLVATGLDAVTSLLADGLGQVAAEEAVAAEEAVAASSASSRRGALGAAAPPPRWVRARERRLLQMPVGPGGLAVDAVVAQDGSGNFTTVSAAVDAAPSQSAARHVIYVKKGVYRETVEVKKKKWNLMLVGDGMGVTVISGHRSYVDGYTTYRSATVAVSGKGFIARDLTFENTAGPSKHQAVALRCDSDLSVFYRCGFEGYQDTLYAHSLRHFYRDCRVTGTVDFVFGNAAAVFQNCSLLPRRPLPDQKNSVTAQGRLDANMTTGFAFQFCNVSAHPELLLNNATAAAAAAPPTQTQTYLGRPWKQYSRVVFMQSYIGDLVRPEGWLAWDGDFALDTLYYGEYSNTGPGAGVAARVKWPGFHVMTSAAEAGNFTVAQFIEGNMWLPPTGVKYTAGLTS